A window of Fusarium verticillioides 7600 chromosome 10, whole genome shotgun sequence contains these coding sequences:
- a CDS encoding peroxiredoxin (alkyl hydroperoxide reductase subunit C) yields MSSAFVQRPAPDFSATTLFPGGEFRDIKLSDFKGQWVVLLFYPMDFTFVCPTEIIQYNNALDRFREINTTVLGVSTDSHFTHLAWVEKPRKQGGLGPDLELPLIADKSTKISRSYGVLIEDEGIALRGLFIIDPKGVLRQITVNDLPVGRDVEETIRLVKAFQFTDEYGEVCPAGWQEGGKTMKADPKGSLEYFEEQGENGESRKRPRTE; encoded by the exons ATGTCTTCAGCTTTTGTTCAGCGCCCTGCTCCCGACTTCTCGGCTACTACCCTCTTCCCTGGAGGTGAGTTCAGAGACATCAAGCTCTCTGACTTCAAGGGACAATG ggttgttcttctcttctacccCATGGACTTCACCTTCGTCTGCCCTACCGAGATCATCCAGTACAACAACGCCCTCGACCGCTTCCGCgagatcaacaccaccgtTCTCGGCGTGTCCACCGACTCCCACTTCACCCATCTCGCGTGGGTTGAGAAGCCCCGCAAGCAGGGCGGTTTGGGCCCCGACCTGGAGCTCCCCCTCATCGCCGACAAGTCCACCAAGATCTCGCGCAGCTACGGCGTCCTCATCGAGGACGAGGGCATCGCGCTCCgcggcctcttcatcatcgacccCAAGGGTGTTCTCCGCCAGATCACCGTCAACGACCTCCCCGTCGGCCGCGACGTCGAGGAGACGATCCGCCTGGTCAAGGCCTTCCAGTTCACCGACGAGTACGGCGAGGTGTGCCCTGCCGGATGGCAGGAGGGTGGAAAGACCATGAAGGCTGATCCCAAGGGAAGCCTGGAGTACTTTGAGGAGCAGGGAGAGAATGGTGAGTCCCGGAAGCGACCCAGGACTGAATAA
- a CDS encoding peroxiredoxin (alkyl hydroperoxide reductase subunit C): MSSAFVQRPAPDFSATTLFPGGEFRDIKLSDFKGQWVVLLFYPMDFTFVCPTEIIQYNNALDRFREINTTVLGVSTDSHFTHLAWVEKPRKQGGLGPDLELPLIADKSTKISRSYGVLIEDEGIALRGLFIIDPKGVLRQITVNDLPVGRDVEETIRLVKAFQFTDEYGEVCPAGWQEGGKTMKADPKGSLEYFEEQGENDSNETRIPINTRQ, from the exons ATGTCTTCAGCTTTTGTTCAGCGCCCTGCTCCCGACTTCTCGGCTACTACCCTCTTCCCTGGAGGTGAGTTCAGAGACATCAAGCTCTCTGACTTCAAGGGACAATG ggttgttcttctcttctacccCATGGACTTCACCTTCGTCTGCCCTACCGAGATCATCCAGTACAACAACGCCCTCGACCGCTTCCGCgagatcaacaccaccgtTCTCGGCGTGTCCACCGACTCCCACTTCACCCATCTCGCGTGGGTTGAGAAGCCCCGCAAGCAGGGCGGTTTGGGCCCCGACCTGGAGCTCCCCCTCATCGCCGACAAGTCCACCAAGATCTCGCGCAGCTACGGCGTCCTCATCGAGGACGAGGGCATCGCGCTCCgcggcctcttcatcatcgacccCAAGGGTGTTCTCCGCCAGATCACCGTCAACGACCTCCCCGTCGGCCGCGACGTCGAGGAGACGATCCGCCTGGTCAAGGCCTTCCAGTTCACCGACGAGTACGGCGAGGTGTGCCCTGCCGGATGGCAGGAGGGTGGAAAGACCATGAAGGCTGATCCCAAGGGAAGCCTGGAGTACTTTGAGGAGCAGGGAGAGAATG ATTCCAATGAGACTCGAATTCCAATCAACACCCGCCAgtaa
- a CDS encoding peroxiredoxin (alkyl hydroperoxide reductase subunit C): MSSAFVQRPAPDFSATTLFPGGEFRDIKLSDFKGQWVVLLFYPMDFTFVCPTEIIQYNNALDRFREINTTVLGVSTDSHFTHLAWVEKPRKQGGLGPDLELPLIADKSTKISRSYGVLIEDEGIALRGLFIIDPKGVLRQITVNDLPVGRDVEETIRLVKAFQFTDEYGEVCPAGWQEGGKTMKADPKGSLEYFEEQGENGAKA, translated from the exons ATGTCTTCAGCTTTTGTTCAGCGCCCTGCTCCCGACTTCTCGGCTACTACCCTCTTCCCTGGAGGTGAGTTCAGAGACATCAAGCTCTCTGACTTCAAGGGACAATG ggttgttcttctcttctacccCATGGACTTCACCTTCGTCTGCCCTACCGAGATCATCCAGTACAACAACGCCCTCGACCGCTTCCGCgagatcaacaccaccgtTCTCGGCGTGTCCACCGACTCCCACTTCACCCATCTCGCGTGGGTTGAGAAGCCCCGCAAGCAGGGCGGTTTGGGCCCCGACCTGGAGCTCCCCCTCATCGCCGACAAGTCCACCAAGATCTCGCGCAGCTACGGCGTCCTCATCGAGGACGAGGGCATCGCGCTCCgcggcctcttcatcatcgacccCAAGGGTGTTCTCCGCCAGATCACCGTCAACGACCTCCCCGTCGGCCGCGACGTCGAGGAGACGATCCGCCTGGTCAAGGCCTTCCAGTTCACCGACGAGTACGGCGAGGTGTGCCCTGCCGGATGGCAGGAGGGTGGAAAGACCATGAAGGCTGATCCCAAGGGAAGCCTGGAGTACTTTGAGGAGCAGGGAGAGAATG GAGCTAAGGCATAG
- a CDS encoding histone acetyltransferase, translating into MSVGLTHLKPAVVEERNSEIEYRVVNNDGTRESMILLTGLRCLFQKQLPKMPKDYIARLVYDRTHPSIAIVKKPLEVIGGISFREFRQWAGGIITPIDPLTIPHIRATGWSPDMDELSRQPRHGPHFNEMRRLLYQVQNHKQAWPFLQPVNKDDVPDYYNVITFPMDLSTMLERLEHDYYAAPRDLVRDLKLIFSNCRKYNDATTVYSKCATKLEKYMWGLVKEIPEWYSLLEEDEE; encoded by the exons ATGTCAGTTGGCCTAACTCATCTAAAGCCCGCTGTGGTTGAAGAGCGAAATAGCGAAATAGAGTATCGAGTTGTGAATAACGATGGCACACGAGAGAGCATGATTCTTTTGACAGGACTCAGGTGCTTGTTCCAGAAGCAACTGCCGAAAATGCCAAAGGACTATATCGCACGCCTCGTCTATGACCGTACCCATCCATCTATcgccattgtgaagaagcCCCTAGAAGTCATTGGCGGTATATCATTTCGAGAATTTCGA CAATGGGCCGGTGGCATCATCACTCCAATCGACCCGCTCACTATTCCTCATATCCGGGCAACCGGTTGGTCCCCAGACATGGACGAACTGTCAAGACAACCACGCCACGGGCCTCATTTTAACGAAATGCGACGGCTTCTGTACCAAGTTCAAAACCACAAACAAGCATGGCCTTTTCTCCAGCCAGTCAACAAGGACGATGTGCCCGACTACTACAACGTCATAACATTCCCGATGGACTTATCGACGATGCTCGAAAGACTGGAGCATGATTACTATGCGGCGCCAAGGGATCTTGTTCGTGATCTCAAGTTGATTTTCAGCAATTGTCGGAAATATAATGACGCAACGACTGTCTATTCCAAGTGTGCGACAAAGCTGGAAAAGTACATGTGGGGACTCGTCAAAGAGATCCCTGAGTGGTACAGTTTGTtagaggaggatgaagagtga
- a CDS encoding CMGC/CDKL protein kinase: MSDPLTSNDIRQTFAVKKIKRDKPPHKARIDPNHEAIVLKDIKDRHPNLVSLLVAYKHHGDYHFVFPWAEADLKGYWETINPKPSGADRNATLKWLVTQCKGLADGLSSIHCYSTTSSNLHGRSTFHPDNFSDNANHVLFGRHGDIKPENILWYPEIPSTPGTVGGILKITDFGFSEFSSKPKVDREGRGFIVNSPSYRAPEINITTGDGLIGPSYDVWALGCIYLEFLAWWLGGRDYVQSFANRRLDFDIAHWKGRTTNYRTDGFFLIINFQVPDEERVEVRKSVNEVSRNNIGIMHLSVDLVV, from the exons ATGTCTGATCCTCTG ACTTCAAACGATATACGACAAACCTTTGCTGTTAAGAAAATAAAGCGTGACAAGCCCCCTCACAAAGCCCGTATTGATCCAAATCACGAGGCAATTGTTTTGAAAGACATCAAGGACAGGCATCCCAATCTCGTATCTCTGCTTGTAGCATACAAACATCATGGCGATTACCATTTCGTTTTTCCATGGGCAGAGGCCGACCTCAAGGGATACTGGGAGACGATCAACCCGAAACCTTCGGGAGCAGACCGAAATGCGACGCTGAAATGGCTGGTAACTCAGTGCAAAGGTCTTGCCGATGGCTTATCAAGTATTCATTGCTATTCCACCACTTCTTCCAATCTCCATGGTCGTTCCACGTTCCATCCAGATAACTTTTCTGATAACGCGAATCATGTGCTTTTCGGTCGGCACGGCGATATCAAACCAGAAAACATCCTCTGGTATCCAGAAATACCATCGACACCTGGGACTGTAGGGGGGATACTGAAGATAACAGATTTCGGCTTCTCAGAGTTCAGTTCGAAACCAAAGGTTGACCGGGAGGGACGAGGATTCATCGTCAACTCACCCTCCTACCGTGCTCCGGAGATCAACATTACTACTGGTGACGGCCTTATCGGCCCTTCCTACGATGTCTGGGCTCTTGGGTGCATATATCTTGAGTTCCTTGCTTGGTGGCTCGGTGGTAGGGATTATGTTCAAAGTTTTGCGAATCGCAGACTGGACTTCGACATAGCCCATTGGAAAGGGAGGACAACAAATTACAGAACTGATGGATTCTTTCTTATTATCAATTTCCAAGTACCCGATGAGGAACGAGTTGAAGTTCGGAAAAGTGTCAACGAGGTCAGTCGCAATAATATTGGAATTATGCATTTATCTGTGGATCTCGTCGTCTAA